The Montipora capricornis isolate CH-2021 chromosome 1, ASM3666992v2, whole genome shotgun sequence genome contains a region encoding:
- the LOC138038603 gene encoding THUMP domain-containing protein 1-like has protein sequence MADNNTTGKRKRPKAFYVGQKKKKKGQEILTPGMKGVLVTCNEKEKVCIKEAYNVLNEYADQLYGPEHKSKEDYNGSDGDEDSDIEDALAKEVKELQAPDQERRFQAILSGATNVIFIKANLPDSKDPADLVHTALMDMMKTQCKKTRYCQRFLPISNSCYASKEDMKTLATNMFQNTFLGEDVKPSKFCVMYKSRNNGTIDKSDTIAMLASIVENAGKGHTVDLNRPDLAICVEIIKNVCCMSVVRDLFKLRKYNVHEINKEINKLQTMQKHTKATNGNNNQDMVKTEGNSCDSGETLGHQTNAENKDVVRKCSGTLNETVLTVDSSQQDTKLDSREGDCNYENARE, from the exons atggcggacaataACACCACAGGAAAACGTAAGCGCCCTAAAGCTTTTTATGTGGGACAGAAGAAGAAA aaaaaaggACAAGAAATCCTTACACCTGGAATGAAAGGTGTTCTTGTCACGTGCAACGAAAAAGAGAAAGTGTGCATCAAAGAAGCCTACAATGTTCTCAATGAG TATGCAGACCAACTTTACGGACCTGAACATAAAAGCAAGGAAGATTACAATGGCAGTGATGGTGATGAAGACAGTGATATTGAAGATGCCCTGGCTAAGGAAGTGAAGGAACTGCAAGCACCCGACCAAGAAAGGAGGTTTCAAGCCATTCTCAGTGGTGCTACTAATGTGATCTTTATCAAGGCAAATCTGCCTGATTCTAAGGACCCAGCAGATTTAGTCCACACTGCTCTTATGGACATGATGAAGACtcagtgcaagaaaacaag ATATTGCCAAAGGTTTTTGCCTATAAGCAACTCCTGCTATGCAAGCAAAGAGGATATGAAAACCCTGGCAACCAATATGTTCCAGAATACATTTTTAGGTGAAGATGTCAAACCATCAAAG TTTTGTGTAATGTACAAATCAAGAAACAATGGCACCATAGATAAAAGTGACACCATTGCAATGCTAGCTAGCATTGTGGAGAATGCAGGCAAGGGACATACTGTGGATCTGAACAGACCTGACCTGGCAATCTGTGTTGAGATAATCAAG AATGTTTGTTGCATGAGTGTCGTGAGAGACTTGTTCAAACTAAGAAAATACAATGTGCATGAAATCAACAAGGAGATCAACAAACTCCAAACAATGCAAAAACATACCAAGGCAACCAATGGCAACAATAATCAAGATATGGTTAAAACTGAAGGGAATTCCTGCGATTCTGGTGAAACACTGGGACATCAAACAAATGCAGAAAATAAAGATGTTGTCAGGAAATGTTCTGGAACTTTGAATGAGACTGTTCTCACTGTCGACTCATCCCAGCAAGATACAAAGCTGGATTCAAGGGAGGGAGATTGTAACTATGAAAATGCAAGGGAGTAA
- the LOC138014302 gene encoding uncharacterized protein produces MEELPDSEAEFVQFVCFKTAGSVPADLFQQSWLSVAEECFSRGIKTIILSEKLPLSSDSSPSRFVAKNVWASLTAIKGSFSAGIPPPSSRGHIAVSQAGIFKLVHTVKGETKINHNSIYKTGFKVFTMIPCDAEPFTNDKFMAYTDYLRNINGFEALIGYKLHDISGPRKDWLYGWIIEAFYNSVNADEESVLPHLINCPIVAKQWEISVHKDYVQMVGEASI; encoded by the exons ATGGAGGAACTTCCCGATTCAGAGGCTGAATTTGtacagtttgtttgtttcaagaCTGCTGGTTCAGTGCCAGCAGATTTATTTCAACAGTCGTGGTTATCAGTTGCAGAAGAGTGTTTTTCGCGCGgtatcaaaacaattattttatccGAGAAGCTTCCATTGAGCAGCGACTCAAGCCCCAGCAGGTTCGTTGCCAAAAACGTTTGGGCTTCGCTCACAGCTATCAAAGGTTCCTTTTCGGCTGGAATTCCTCCACCTTCCAGCCGCGGACACATAGCTGTCTCTCAG GCTGGAATATTCAAGCTGGTACATACAGTTAAAGGGGAAACCAAGATTAACCACAATTCCATCTACAAAACTGGTTTCAAAGTCTTTACAATGATTCCTTGCGATGCAGAACCATTCACCAACGACAAGTTCATGGCATACACCGACTATCTGCGCAATATCAACGGTTTTGAGGCTTTGATAGGGTACAAATTACATGACATTTCAGGTCCACGAAAAGACTGGCTTTACGGCTGGATAATTGAAGCATTTTATAATTCTGTTAACGCAGATGAGGAGTCGGTCCTACCACACTTGATTAATTGTCCCATTGTTGCCAAACAATGGGAGATCAGTGTTCACAAGGATTATGTTCAAATGGTGGGAGAAGCATCCATATAG